Part of the Synechococcus sp. MU1617 genome, CTATCGGCATCGGTCAAATCGGCTGGCCGTTGCAGCGGCTCGAGTGAGTCGATGCGGCCAGCACCCGCCTCAACAAGGCGCCAGAGCCGTTGCAGGAAGCGGAACTGGCCTTCCACATCGGCGTCATCCCATTCCAGATCCTTCTCCGGCGGTGCCTTGAACAGGATGAACATCCGGGCCGTGTCTGCGCCGTAGCGATCAATCACCGCCGCGGGGTCGACGCCGTTGTACTTCGATTTCGACATCTTCTCGAACAACACTTCGAGCTTGTCGCCGGTGTTGGGGTCGCGAGGATCCTCCGGATCTGCCACATCCGCTGGAGCGATGTACTTGCCGGTGGTCGCATTGCGGTAGGTGATGCCCTGCACCATGCCCTGGGTGAGGAGCCTTTCAAACGGTTCGTTGATGTCGATCAGACCGCGATCCTTCAGTGCCTTGGTGAAGAAGCGCGCATAGAGCAGATGCAGGATCGCGTGTTCAATGCCGCCCACGTATTGCTTCACCGGCAACCAGCGGTTTACCGCTTCCTTGCTGAAGGGTTTCTCGGTGTTGTGGGGATCTGCAAACCGCAGGAAATACCAGGAGGAACACATGAAGGTGTCCATGGTGTCGGTTTCCCGCTTGGCCGGCTTGCCACAGCAGGGGCAGGCCACATTGACCCAGTCGCTCTGTTGGCTCAGGGGCGAACCGCCCTTGCCGGAGAGATCAATGCCCCGAGGCAGTTCCACCGGCAGCTCTTCGCGCGGCACAGGTACAGCACCGCAGTCATCGCAGTGGATGATGGGAATCGGGCAGCCCCAGTAGCGCTGGCGCGAGATCAGCCAATCGCGCAGGCGATAGGTGACCTTGCTGCGGGCCCAACCCTGCTCGGCGCCGTGGCCGGTGATGGCGCCCTTGGCCTCGGTGGAGGCGGTGCCATCGAAAGCACCTGAGTTGATCAGTGTTCCGGCATCCGTCCAGGCCTGGCCTGCAGCGATGGCTTCAGCAGCTCCCTCGGCGTCAATCACCTGCTGGATCGGAAGTCCATTCGACTGGGCAAAAGCAATGTCGCGCTGGTCGTGGGCCGGAACGCCCATCACGGCGCCGGTGCCGTACTCGGCCAGCACATAGTCGGCGATCCACACCGGCAGCACCGCTCCCGTCAGGGGGTTGATCACGTGACTGCCGATGGGCACCCCCCGTTTGGGCCGGTCATCACTGGTCCGTTCGATCGTGCTGAGTCGAGCCACCTCCTTGCGGAAGGCCTCCACCGTGTCTTTTTGTTCAGCGCTGGTGAGGCTGTCGACCAGCTCGTTTTCCGGTGCCAGCACCACATAGCTCGCTCCAGCGAGCGTGTCGGGACGGGTGGTGAACACGGTGATCGTCTGATCCTCTGCACCATCAACGGTGAAGCTGATTTCCGCGCCTTCGGAGCGGCCGATCCAGTTGGCCTGCATGGTGCGCACCCGTTCCGGCCAGCCCTTGAGGGCATCCAGGTCGTTAAGCAACGGTTCGGCGTAGTCGGTGATGCGCAGGAACCATTGGTTCAGCTGGCGTTGTTCCACCAGGGCGCCGGAACGCCAGGAGCGGCCGTCACCGTCCACCTGTTCATTGGCCAGCACGGTCTGGTCAATGGGATCCCAGTTGACGGTGGCGTTCTTGCGATAGGCCAGCCCCCCTTCAAGGAGTTCCAGGAAAAGCCACTGGGTCCAGCGGTAGTAGTCGCTGTGGCAGGTCGCCTGCTCGCGGCTCCAGTCGATCGACAAGCCAAGCCGATCCAGCTGCGCCCGCATCTGATCGATGTTGCGGTCGGTCCACTCGCCGGGATCAACATTGCGTTCGATCGCCGCGTTTTCCGCGGGGAGTCCGAAGGCATCCCAGCCCATCGGATGAAGAACGGCATGGCCCCGCATTCGTTGAACCCGGGCGATCACATCGGTGATCACGTAGTTGCGCACATGGCCCATGTGCAGGCTTCCCGAGGGGTACGGGAACATCGACAGAGCAAAGAAGCAAGGCTTCTCACTGCTTTCTTCGGTGCTGTCCACCCCATCCGCCTTCCAGCTCTCCTGCCAGCGCTGCTCGAGCGCAGCGGGGTCATAACGACCGCTCTGGGCACTGGCGTCGACGGCAGGGTTGTCAGCGTTCACGGAACCAGCGCTCGGCAAGGTTGCGATCGTGCCACATGCCT contains:
- the leuS gene encoding leucine--tRNA ligase, producing the protein MPSAGSVNADNPAVDASAQSGRYDPAALEQRWQESWKADGVDSTEESSEKPCFFALSMFPYPSGSLHMGHVRNYVITDVIARVQRMRGHAVLHPMGWDAFGLPAENAAIERNVDPGEWTDRNIDQMRAQLDRLGLSIDWSREQATCHSDYYRWTQWLFLELLEGGLAYRKNATVNWDPIDQTVLANEQVDGDGRSWRSGALVEQRQLNQWFLRITDYAEPLLNDLDALKGWPERVRTMQANWIGRSEGAEISFTVDGAEDQTITVFTTRPDTLAGASYVVLAPENELVDSLTSAEQKDTVEAFRKEVARLSTIERTSDDRPKRGVPIGSHVINPLTGAVLPVWIADYVLAEYGTGAVMGVPAHDQRDIAFAQSNGLPIQQVIDAEGAAEAIAAGQAWTDAGTLINSGAFDGTASTEAKGAITGHGAEQGWARSKVTYRLRDWLISRQRYWGCPIPIIHCDDCGAVPVPREELPVELPRGIDLSGKGGSPLSQQSDWVNVACPCCGKPAKRETDTMDTFMCSSWYFLRFADPHNTEKPFSKEAVNRWLPVKQYVGGIEHAILHLLYARFFTKALKDRGLIDINEPFERLLTQGMVQGITYRNATTGKYIAPADVADPEDPRDPNTGDKLEVLFEKMSKSKYNGVDPAAVIDRYGADTARMFILFKAPPEKDLEWDDADVEGQFRFLQRLWRLVEAGAGRIDSLEPLQRPADLTDADSGVRRALHLAIEAVSEDLSDEIQLNTAISELMKLSNAISSTGIDALSAPVLQEALSGLVRLLAPFAPHLAEEFWSRLGGSGSVHRESWPVLDPTALVQDSVEVVIQVKGKVRGKLQVPASAGKEELERLALASDVAEKWLEGATPRRVIVVPGKLVNLVP